ttctggttaccgaataattaaggagaaataagatcacgtcagaagcgtcttcggtggttataactggtttgtttgcataatttaaagttatttttgcatcgatgatcggaataattgagctagggtgcttaattgattgctgaaattcttttattaattgttgaatTTTCATtcatcttttggttaattggaaaaattggtttattcagattttatttatttaattttaagtttagtattttctatattttaatgTCAAATTTCGTGGGTTACTTGCAggctttaattagagaaattcttgccagtcccttgggagacgatcttgcttactgctgtctgcgcagtgtgggcataccggctgactgccggatatttttggtgtaaaacgacgcaccaaattttaaatccccccacacttaaacaaaGCTCACCCTCGAGCACCAAAAAGAACAACACGACAGGGAAGGAACAAAAGAAGACTCAAAACAGCAAAACAAAGCCTTGGCAACAATATGATAGATAATACTCGAAGTCTTGATCAAGATACAATCATCCACAAACCACTAACCATGCTCTTGCTCAAAAAATCATGCCATGTtcttcattcaagtcaaaattgTGCAAATTCAATCCTGCCTCACCAAGTTCACTCAATTCCtctcaaaagaaaaatatgGACATAATAGTTTCACACAATTCACAACTTTATGCCTTCAAACTTAGTTTGCCCTTATGTCACTATCTCCACCAAAATATGGAACCAATGCACAAATCAAAAGGTCTTGCaatttggttgtaatggggctagggTACGTATAGGTGggataaacaagaaaaaaacaTGATCAAAGATGCTCAATATGTAACTGAAAACATGCAAACACACCAGACCTTCCATCAATGAAACTCTAGGGTAGCTCCTCAAGATATCCACAATCCTCAAAAAGGTGTGCTCAACTCCATATAACATATAGGgcataaaaaatgaatgaatgtATACACAATAAGCCCTTTATTTTCTTTgaactttttctttctttctctttttctgttttctgttcttcttctttttttttttttttttttcaacagcATATATATCCCCAATAAAATCAATGAACTATCTCTCAACACACTAAAATTATAGGAGTAATCATCTTCTCATCTCGGCATAATCTAGTGAATTCACATGTTTTCAAGGGACAAAAGCAGGCGAAAATAGGCTAAGGCTCAATATATGTGACTTTTAATCAAACAAAACAGGAGCAAATTAGGCACAAACGGGCTCACTAAGGGAAAAGTGAAGGTTCGGATAATATGTTCAGGCCAAAATAATGGTTATTCCTAAATGCCTTAATCATTCCTAAATCCCTTGTGATgcgacctttaaatttttttatttaatattgttaatttataaaaagaaaaaataaagataaagatcAGCCCATTATTCTTCCATTTCTTAAGGCCCAAAATATACCATATTGACTGGCCCATTCTTAGTAGTTAGCCTTACCCATGCGGCCATGCCTTTCTATTTCTATGGAATTACTCTACGTCCTCCAATAAGTGTTATCAGTCTTCAAAATTTGAATACCAAGAAAACAATTAATTCTTTTTATCCTCCAATAAGTGTTATCAGTCTTCAAAATTTGAATACCAAGaaaacaattaattttattctttttatctttatatCGTACTCTGaacatcttttttttcttttcattttgattCATTCCTACTATGTTTTTGGAAACAATTCCATTAATAATTATCCTTAATCTTCACAAACTTCAAATTAGAGCCAGACTTTAGAATTAGGGggtccattttttttaaataaaattaataattaaataaataataaaacttaaataaataataaacaataaTCATTAACTTAAtttataatatcatttaaattacataacaagtcaaaatatttcaaaaatcacAACATTTCTCCCCTATTTTCATGTTTTAAAACCTCTGCATAATAGCTTCATTAGTAATATTTACAAACACGTCGTTTTCGATGTAAGATAATAAGCAATCGTTCAAAATATTGTCTCCCATATGATTGAGAAGAACTCTCTTGATGATCTTCATTACTGAAAAGACTCTTTCGACTATAGCAGTGGCAACTGGTAAATACAATGATAACTTAGTTCTAAGAACTTTTCATCCATGCGCACATCAACAATAAAGTTCTCAAGCTGACTTTCAAGTTTATATAAAGCAATTCAGAAAATTCATATGAATAAAACTTTGCAAAAATTGGGAGATTTTCAGAGGTTAGATTGAGAGATGCGAAAATTAAcactaaaattattattattattattattattattattattatttttaaacctattttttatttttattaatatatatatatatatatatatatatatatatatatatatatatatatatatatggggagggctacggtataaacaattcttatcaaataaaatacgaactagctaaaaggtatgaattctatgtaatacacgtatgaattcgttgtgcaaatgtatgaattgcgaaaaataattttttgctacctatgagatttgaactcgggaccatgaattcatccaacaaggtgatgaatcaaccgtaaatcttgatgatttaatggttgaaaataatttatattttatatggGTGCGttcttttttgttgtaaatttatcatgagaaaagaaaggataaacaaaatttcaccctttaaatcttttctttctttttccacatttcctacttggcCCCTTACTAaatcctcatttacactacaaatgaggaataatattatcacatcatttttgaagggataatattatcccttctttatagtgtaaatgaggaatgagtaagggtcaaatagaatatgtaaaaaaagaaaggaaagatttaaagggtgaaattttatttatccttcatttttcatgataaatttacaaccgaagagaacgcaccctaaataaaaatactaaaatattcCTGCGAAAATTACCAAATTCCAGGCGGGGTCCGCCCCTGGATTCACGGTTCGATTAATCGGACCTAACCAACCAGCAGTCAACCTCATGAagatttactaaattttttattttttgttattttgggtaCTATGTCTACAAGAGTAATAAgcatacatttttttattataaagtTATTGTTGATATTAATAGGACAACTGTTTCTTTTGTCCCACATTTATTAGAAAGTGTACAGAAGGAATATAAAAATGCATTTCTCTctctgtcttttttttttttttttaagaaccAAAAATGTATTTCGTTTGGTTTATTGTTATTTTACTTTTTGGATATAAATTCGGTCAAAACGAGCAAGAGAGTGTTTGGccgagcttataagttcttcaaaacagcttataagttgtttaagagcttGTAAGTTCATTCAaaatgtttgacaaaataagttcataaacaacttataaactgtaaaaataagttccaagagcttataagttctccaaaaaataagttcttctatcTAGGGGTGAACATTCGGTTATTCggtcaccgaaccgaaccgaataacaaaaaccaaattaaaaccgaattatataattaatatccaaatccgaaccgaacatgcttaaaaccgaacaaaaccgaatcgaaatatttcggttcggtttcggttaaaACCAAATAACCGAAATAAatacacaatatattttttaaagtttaaataactaattaacATTCAATATACAAGATTCGAAAtccttaaaaaataataatccaaaattTCAAAACAACTTAACCAAAGATTAAGAGTATAAATTAAGAGTAATTATtgaaaagtttattttttttaaattgactGAGATTTAGAGTAATTATTGACTATTTTatatagtagtaataataatcattttaatttttaaataatatatataaattattaaattaattattatttcggttcggttttcggttaaccaaatattttttcataaaaaccataaccgaaccgaaaaattgaaaatttctaaattcaaaaccaaaccCGAACCGAAAACCAAATTGACCGAACCGAATTAGTATTTCGGTtaggttcggttcggatttttggattttgctcactcctacttctatcccaacttatttttccattatcttataagcaacactcattttataaatttttaagagATCTACAttttataaattcttgaaacaTTTCATAAATTCCAAGGGCttataaattctttaaaataagcttagccaaacaccttcTTAAGCTACGGTTGGAAAACTAGTTGCTTTACACGgttttagagcatccgcattgggggttccttgatagcctacttgatagtggttgtgttattgagtaggtagtgctgcattggggttacttgatagcctatttgatttttttagtttttaaagaggagagagaaatttttaaagaggataagagaattaaaaaaaaaaaatcactcgaGCATACTCGAAAACTCGAGTTCGAGTAAGGCATCGAGGATGCCGATGCCAATGCTCTTACAGACTTGTCGGCTGAAGCAGAGCCACCAATGGGCAATGGACTCAAAATCACCAAAAATGGTGCGTAAAATTTTCGTTAGGAATTTTGTTTACTTTTAAAAGTGACtgccatttaaataaaataattttggcTCAGTTTGCGAATTTTATTTAACttttaaaatatatcaaataagTATCTAATCTTTTCTTCTTTGTTAGCATTAACTCTCCTAAATTTGTTGAGGTCACAAAGTTTCAAAATTTCATCGTTCAAGACCTTTATTTTGAGAAATCAAAGTTTGAGCTTTACCAATTTTGAGAGAAGTTACATTTTGACATATGGATTGATCAAAGTCCAACATTAGTGATGATGGCAAATATCGTCAGAGCAATTTCCTAATGTTAACGTTCGATTAAATGTTAAAATTATTCGcgattaatatatatgtatcaGACACCGATCCATATATTAAAGTATTTATTTTTCACGAGCCGACTAAAATCCATTTCTATCACCCAATCGTTTATTATTGGATTATATATGTTGCTTCAATCTTGAAGAAGATGAAATCAGCTTCGCGGACAGTTCCTTTTTATTAATTCCAATTTCAAATTTACtgcaaataaaaatatttattttgttatatgcaattttttttgaagaaatatgcaaatatATTCATAAGCTTAAATTTAGAGAAAGGAATATAATTCTGGCAGTTCAAAGACTAAAATGAATACTccatatagtaattaaaaaaatatttatatagtaATAAGTGCATGCTCGAAATATAATGAATTTCTCAAAATGTGAAGGTGGACCTCATAGAATGAGATTGTACTGGAAAACACAATGATGATGTTGTGTGCAGCGTGAATGCATATAGTCAAGTGTTGAATTCTCATTCTCATGTGCACACACAcacgtatatatatatgcttcaTAATTTCCTATCTTTTCCACCGCATAATATTATAGCCCAGCATTGGCGCCGAAGCATATCAACTATTTCCATTATTCCATataagctattttttttttttgatcgggcaaagtcatgttagatgttagtaattagttccccatccactccaagaatcaccttatctctccattcaccaaaatccaccttatatctccaatctccaattcgctcccaagagggatcgaacccgggtcacttcacttaagtgaggactcggtggccagtgggctaagccccctggtttatTCCATATAAGCTATAAAAGATTTTGTATTACTCCCTCGCCCCCATTAATAATactatgttttaaaaaaaattacactctctcacaaaaaattatagacacttttatcatttaatcattcttttttttaataatggtGCCCAacaaaccagggggcttagcccactggccaccgggtcctcacttaagtgaagtgacccgggttcgatccctcttgggagcgaattggagattggagatataaggtggatttggtgaatggagagataaggtggttcttggagtggatggggaactaattactactaacatctaacatgactttgaccgatcaaaaaaaaaaaaataaaaaaaaaaaaaataatggtgCCCAACAATAATGCATTATTATTAATGGAGCGAAAGAAGTATTTATGAGTGCATTTTAAATTAATTCGATTTTGATCCCGAAATTATCTACTTAGTGGAAATTTGTATAGGTATACTAGCTGAAGAAACGCATAAAATGAAAGAAGAAAGCACAAATGAAATGAGAAAGAAAAAGTGAAAGTGAAAATTGAGATGAATGAGAGCAAGGCTTTCTCTCGCATCAATGAAAAAGCCTAGAATCCTTTGCAGAGCTGAAGATGGACAGTATTTAATTTAGTCCAGGAAAAGAATCTACACATTACTTGTTGATGGAGCAAAATAATGCAACGCTATCAAATTAAAAGTAAGTGTAGGCACGTGAATTTATCAAAAGaaaaaggatttttttttattataattttaaaattttatttattttgaaattttatgaaattcaaaattaaataagatacaTTATTAATTAAGATATCGTCACATCTCAAATATAGAGATTAATATCTTTGacaacaaattaaattttaatataattttcaaGAATCAATGAAATCGCACTACATTATCTTTAGAACCATAATCATGAGGGCTCAGGCCAAAGCCTGACTATTCTCACAATTATAAATAGAGGTCTCAATATTAGTtttaaacacaaaaatatttGAAGAGCTTAAGAAATTGAAGGATAAATTCACCATTGCAAAATCCTCTCCACCAATCAAGACATTCTATAAGGAAAGCAACATGTTTTTCATCAAAATCATCCAAGTCAAACGtttgattcagaaataaggtgCAAATTTGAGTCAATGTCatcaaatttaaaaacaaatccaaACAGATCAAGAAGACGTACCCCCTCTAAATATTCAAGAAACTCATAGAACATTAAAGAAACTTTCGAAGAGAAAAATTTGATGATCAAGTAGAGAACGATCAAAGATACGTTTGAATGGACCTTAAAATCTTCAGGGACTTATGCCAAGCCACATACTACAATGATTGATATTTGAAGATGTCATGGGCTACCAAGCCACATACTACAACGTATCAAAAATCGGACTACAGACGAGAGAGCACGAcccaaaacaaattaaaatgctGCGTAAAGTTAAAATTTGCACGCGGCCGTGTACCTAGACTGTGCCGTGTACCTAGACTGTGTCGCCAAATTTAGTGCCTTTTGAGCACGCACATGTGTTTGGTGCTCGGGCTGCATGTTTGCTAGTCATTTGATAGGTTTCGATGGATTTTAAGTCCGAATTTTGTTTTCACTTGAATTAATATTCTGGCTCATAAATACCTTTCGAAAGCTTCAATAAAGAAAACATACCCTTTATTTTCTGAACTTTTGCATTGTGGAGCTTTAGAGATGAGAAGAGAAAACAAGTTTTTTGCAGTCAAGGTAAAAGATAGCGATATTCCGTGATTTTCCCGAGTTTTATTATtgaattatactccatccgtctcattacaaatgtctcattacttttgggcacggatattaagaaatgtgtagaatGTAGATAAAATGGgctggtggaaattatttatattaggtatagagagataatatattgtcaaaaatggaatgtgacatttgtaatgggacatcccattatggaaagtgagacatttgtaaattgtaatgggacggagggattattatttttcattgttCATAATTTGCTAGTTCACATGTTTATGTGTGGATAGTAATCTTTTATCCTAGAGTTAGAGAATATATGATGAATTTCTTAACTTATTTTGATTGTTTAATCTatacattttcttcattttcataTTCTTGATTTTATTGTTTGCTTAATTAATTGACCACCAATTTTACATGATTAATTGCATTGATTTGATATAGGGAGATGATTATTGATGTTTGATTGAGAACTCGAAACATGTTTTTCAATATTAACCGGGAGGACTTGAGATTAGTGTTAGGACTTATATTCTTAGAATCTATTGAGAGTACGTTGCATGTTTAAGTACAATTTCGAGACAATAGTCTTGCATGTAACTATGGTTTATGCACTACGAGAGTAAGTGTAAACTTTATCTGTGACTTTCTTAGGATGAATTGAGTCCGAAGAAGTAAATCGAtatcatgaatttatttgattttttgaatctgttgaaaccaACTTTCTCTTTGTTCAAAATTTATGTATCTTAACCGtgcttgtttattttatttgttttcttttaaatttaaaacaaactCAAATTATCATCAGTGCAAATAGAGGATAGTAGTTAATTAGGAATAATAGTCATTGCAGTTCTCAATCTCTTTGGAATACAAGTTTACTTGTTGTTTATACTCAATTGCGCTCGTACACTTACGATGTTAATAAATGAGCGAACACCTAGCTTTTTGATAattccaaataaaataaatagcaTTTATGTGATTTCGGTATATGGATGAAattatatgatgtaaataaGTATGCATAAACCTACCTCTCAAAAAAAGTATGCATAAACCTAGTTATTTTAGACGGAGGAGAAAAATCGTCCAAAATTACAATGTACAACGAAAGGGGCAGTGGACAAAGAAACATAAATATTTGATATGAAATGTCTCACAACCACACCAAAAATGTTGTGGTCACCAATCCTATCTCTCTGTATCTATTTAATCTTTACCCTAAAAACCTTGGACCAAGCAGATATTGGAATTCCAATTAATGCAGTCACGTGTGTGACACACTGAATTAGGACTGTGTTTTTAtaagcaaaaataaaataaaataaaaataaaaataattggaaGAGAAACTCCACAAATATAGGATTATCCAGCTTGAACTGTACCAACTCCTGCTACATAAATCACGTGAGAGTCCCTACTCCCAGCTACGTTTAAAATTTTTGGTTCTATATACAATGTTATCTTCTTTGTATGTGTCAAAGAAGGTAAATAGCTTCATACATTAATCATTTTaccattaaattaatatatgcaTACagattattgtttattttaatgttatataaatttaaaatgatgttgtttcgggaattattaaagaaaagaaaattaagcTTATAGTATTAAAGAAAAATCATTGGTACACATATATTTCCCTATTAAATTGGCAACGACCATACTCAATTTTTAAGTTTGCAAAATTTATTCAGATAGAAGTATGGATAGATTTTTTTATAGTTCGAGTATTAATTAGTTAAAATCGATAAATTGTGACGGAATAGAAAATTAGAGAATAGTTtggaatacatatatataaaagaatatTTTCAGGATAGTAGTAGGtagaaaaatataaatggaTATAATAGATTTGATGAATTTACTTTATCGGCGTTGAGATTTCTGCTTTAATTGATTGATCACTGGATCTTCTGGATGATCGACACATAGACTCTCGGTCAGGATGAAGggagaaaaaaatgaataaatatggaGAGTGAGTGAGGCGTTGAATGCTCATTGCTAGCTCCCCTCGCTCTCCTCTCTGCATTCTACTCCCTTACTTTTTCTGAAAGGAAAGTGGGAAAAGAAAATGGAACAGGAATTGGATCTTCAGAATCCGTTGACGGTTTACGACGACGTTTCGTCTCTCTTCACCAACGAGTCCGACCACATGCCGCGTCTTCTCTCCTTTGACCCCTTAGATTTGCGCTTCTCTATTCGCCGGactgctctctctctcattcttcAAGTAAACTCAACATTTCATCGCTATTGTTTTTATAAACAAACTCATtaacttctctcttctttttgtCTTGTGAAATCTCTGCAGGCGAAGTTCTCTTACGGTTTAGATCCGTTTCTAGTCTACCTCTCTGTCAATTACGTCGATCGATTTCTCTCCAACCAGGAATTTCTGGTAATTTTGATTTGagattttcaattaattaatcatgtaCAACCGGTCGACTGCAATGCTTCCATGAGAATTATGTGTTGATAGTTGAATGTAAATCAGGATAAAAGTCCGTGGATTCCACACATTCTGTTTGTTGCAAGTCTTTCACTTGCCGCCAAGATGAGAAATTCTGATTCTTCGGTTCTGCTCGCCGTTTTACAGGTTTTACATAATCCCTTAGTTTATATTAGCTTTTTTACGTAgattggaaaaaataaaaaataaaattacggAACCAAACTTTCTATGCTATCCATATATATTGGCTGAAATTCAATTTTATCCTCTCTATTTTGGGGAGCTGGAATTGGACCGGTCACCCATCATGTAAATAGTAGGATTTGGGAATTAAATCGAATATGATAAGATGGTCTTTGACTCTTTGTGAAGTTTTAATATAGAAATTGGGAGATGTACGGAGCATCCAGAAAAACTGGAGTAGAATATATTTTGGGAAGGATATATTTGTGATAGTTTAATTCGTTGTTGAACAGAGAGAAGGTGGTTATGAGTTTGAGGCACAGTCAGTTCATCGAATGGAGAAGATTATACTAGCGGCCCTGCAATGGCGGATGCGATCCATCACTCCTTTCTCGTTTCTTCAAtatttcctctctcttctcaacACACAAGACTCTTCTCTGACTCAATCTCTCAAGACCCGAGCTTCCGATATTATTTTCAACGTCCAACACGGTATTTCTATTTAATGCTACCCGATTTATTGGTATCTAATTTGTGACTTTGGTTACCTTTTCGCACGCAGAATTGAAGCTTTTAGAGCATAAACCATCGATAATTGCAGCTTCGGCACTTCTCTGTGGCATTCAGGAATTGAATCCGCTCACATTTTCTTCTTCCAAAATCACTCTCTCTTCCTGTGGATACGTCAACAAAGTAATTAAGGACTGTAATTAATATGTACCAATATTCAATAATTTTGTATGTTCAACTTGAAACTTAAAATGGTGTATTATTGCAGGGCGCGTTGTTGGAATGCGTGGGTATGATGAGTAGTGTCGTGGAGAGGCAACGTACAAGCGAGGACGGTTTTCCGGAAAAGCGGCGCAGGCTAAACGGTTTATGCGACAATAGAACATTCCAGATCACTCAGATACAGCAGTGTTGACACCGTGTAAACACCTACtcaaattttggaaaaatacATCTTTCAGTGGGCGATCATAACTTGAGGGAGGCTCATGATCGAATTTAATCcgctcaatattttttttaaatccaacTGTTTTAAAAGTATACTAACTAGCTAGTACTAATAAGTAATAATTATagatattaaaagaaaagaaaaaagattaaCTGTTGTTCCAACCTTCCAACCACAGGAAAGTGAGAAAGAAGGAACCGTAGACCAGCTTTCATTTTGTTAACAACTGCCACACACCAATATCAGTATCGAAActgaacgatattttaaataaataaatatgcataatatatattatttaaatataaatctaaataaaaaattgaaattatccacgacataatttcaataaaaaaacatgaattcgaaaatatataaattttcaattttgtattttcaattatcaattaattgattttcattgataatgtgtataaatatataaattcacaatcaaaagtaagtataaatgataatgagtatcattatatatcatatagtaatattctaagatgttcaaaactatttatttgcatatagtttaatattagtatatttttggattgcatatttaatcatatttatgtggtcattttgtttaaatacaaattctaaaataaagttcctatacaatagaaaataagaaaaatgaatgaaagagAAAGAACGGTATAATTCAAAGAAATTAgaaaagagaaaggagagataaaagatcagagagaaaaaaaaaattataactttaattgataataacttattcattttaaatttattttttataatttttatattaaattaaagatagttttgttatctttaatttaacatccatgttgaatatctttttattaatcaaagttgacgatttttataaaagaatcaaaacaaaaaacagaaaagtgaagagagagaaattttggtgggaaaaagtaGCCGTTATACtgctattttatataatactatatagaTAAGCTCCCGAAGGAGATGAGCAAGAATAAGATATAGGAAATCTATCTACATATGATAGCAAAATACAGGATGAGATctagtgtcccacaattttatgtgtgtcactgtgtcccatgcttatatctattattttaaaaatatcttttttataaaaatgagatttattataatactactATGAAttatagtatttaatttttatattaaaaaaatatatttttttaaaagtacTCCatctgtctcacaaaaacatgaacgtttttccattttggggcgtctcacaaaaatatgaatattactatttttgaaaattatcccCTTATTTTTCATCCCTCCTTTTTacacttatttacaaaaaaaaccatTATGGCCCACCActatctttttttaattaattcattactctcacaacctTTTTTAAAGTGAGACCCCTTTTCCACtcactttaactctcaactaacatttcttaagacCCGTGTCATTTCTCTTtcttcatgtttttgtgagatggatggagtatataccatgactttgaatttatcaacctattattagctaataaaagtgaaattaaatgataaaaaataattatataccctataTTGATGGAATGAACCCTAGTTAATCATcagaaaattaaactaaagcatacaaagttgaaattgaagaaaaaatatataagaaaataaataaaattaaaagtggaACACAAAGTAGGaaataaagtgtggtacactgaatctcaacTGTTATATTCTAGCCATAAAGAATAATTCTCTATCCTACGTAGCATCCCCATATTAttctattttctcttttttaattttgttaatcTTAATATAATCAAGCAATCAATAAATCTGcatgttttttttattcttgTATACATCTAAAATCagcattttattcatttttaatatatataaa
The genomic region above belongs to Salvia miltiorrhiza cultivar Shanhuang (shh) chromosome 5, IMPLAD_Smil_shh, whole genome shotgun sequence and contains:
- the LOC130985615 gene encoding putative cyclin-D6-1 gives rise to the protein MEQELDLQNPLTVYDDVSSLFTNESDHMPRLLSFDPLDLRFSIRRTALSLILQAKFSYGLDPFLVYLSVNYVDRFLSNQEFLDKSPWIPHILFVASLSLAAKMRNSDSSVLLAVLQREGGYEFEAQSVHRMEKIILAALQWRMRSITPFSFLQYFLSLLNTQDSSLTQSLKTRASDIIFNVQHELKLLEHKPSIIAASALLCGIQELNPLTFSSSKITLSSCGYVNKGALLECVGMMSSVVERQRTSEDGFPEKRRRLNGLCDNRTFQITQIQQC